From a region of the Sesamum indicum cultivar Zhongzhi No. 13 linkage group LG3, S_indicum_v1.0, whole genome shotgun sequence genome:
- the LOC105158364 gene encoding checkpoint protein HUS1B, which produces MKFKAFLTDNGINLLEKRILPALDKMGKICHLYFTRDHAFFLHNLLNADGVQSVAQFKQQSLFHDYRISSQNDDKIAFCIDLSLLHRALRSILAIYVESRDFNSSGLQIKLVKKLPPHSTQPMPFLTFEAKGHKSAVVQDVPISKPLSRADVQELQLALESAQEMPATLVRAPELNSLQNFVDRMKHVGEVMGVSISKCGDLHLQISTSLITLGAEFRRLMVLGERADRVVGDEGLSAQTRIERAVQRGDAMNVQVSVKHFFKSLQCSLARPDAAFYGIAPQGACLIVIFQFFVPGTRQTDKSISLHCRLPVLDPGSN; this is translated from the coding sequence ATGAAGTTCAAAGCGTTCCTGACGGACAACGGCATCAACCTCTTGGAGAAGAGAATCCTCCCGGCGCTGGACAAGATGGGCAAAATCTGCCACCTCTACTTCACCCGCGACCACGCCTTCTTCCTCCACAACCTCCTCAACGCCGACGGTGTCCAATCTGTCGCCCAGTTCAAGCAGCAGTCGCTCTTCCACGACTATCGGATTTCCAGCCAAAACGACGACAAGATCGCCTTTTGTATCGACCTCTCCCTCCTCCACCGCGCCCTCCGCTCCATCCTCGCCATCTACGTCGAGTCCAGGGACTTCAATTCCAGTGGCCTCCAGATAAAATTGGTCAAGAAGTTACCCCCGCACTCGACCCAACCGATGCCGTTTCTGACGTTTGAAGCAAAAGGGCACAAGTCCGCGGTGGTCCAGGACGTGCCCATTTCGAAACCCCTGTCGCGGGCGGATGTTCAGGAGCTCCAGCTCGCGCTGGAAAGTGCTCAGGAAATGCCTGCGACTCTAGTTAGAGCGCCCGAGCTGAATTCGCTGCAGAATTTTGTTGATAGGATGAAGCACGTTGGGGAGGTTATGGGGGTCTCCATAAGTAAATGCGGAGACTTGCATTTGCAGATTTCGACAAGTTTGATCACATTGGGGGCTGAGTTTCGGAGGCTTATGGTTTTAGGGGAGAGGGCTGATCGGGTGGTGGGGGATGAGGGTTTGAGTGCTCAGACTAGGATTGAGAGGGCTGTTCAGAGAGGAGATGCGATGAATGTGCAAGTTAGTGTGAAGCATTTTTTCAAGTCTCTGCAGTGTAGTTTGGCGAGGCCCGATGCTGCATTCTATGGGATTGCTCCCCAGGGTGCTTGTTTGATTGTTATTTTTCAGTTCTTTGTTCCTGGGACAAGGCAAACGGATAAATCTATAAGTCTGCATTGTCGGCTCCCTGTGCTCGATCCCGGTTCTAACTGA